A single Candidatus Dadabacteria bacterium DNA region contains:
- a CDS encoding aminodeoxychorismate/anthranilate synthase component II: MILMIDNYDSFTYNLVHYLGELGQQIEVRRNDSLDFGFVDDLDPDIIVISPGPCTPKEAGISVDIIKRYVGEKPILGVCLGHQAVGYAYGANIVRAERLLHGKTSPILHDGKTIYKDLPNPFEATRYHSLLVEEASLPSDFEISAWTKEGEIMGIRHRELPVEGVQFHPESILTECGKDLLRNFIDCYG, translated from the coding sequence ATGATTCTGATGATTGATAATTACGATTCCTTTACCTACAACTTGGTCCACTACCTGGGGGAACTCGGTCAGCAGATCGAGGTGAGAAGAAACGACAGTCTTGATTTCGGTTTCGTGGATGATCTTGACCCCGACATAATCGTAATCTCTCCCGGGCCCTGCACTCCCAAAGAGGCTGGGATTTCGGTCGACATAATAAAAAGGTATGTCGGGGAAAAACCCATTCTCGGTGTCTGCTTGGGTCACCAAGCGGTGGGCTATGCGTACGGGGCGAACATAGTCCGGGCAGAGAGGCTTCTGCACGGAAAAACTTCCCCGATCCTCCACGACGGAAAAACCATCTATAAGGATCTTCCGAATCCCTTTGAAGCTACGAGATACCATTCACTTCTGGTGGAAGAGGCATCCCTTCCGTCCGACTTCGAAATTTCCGCTTGGACCAAGGAGGGTGAAATCATGGGGATAAGGCACAGGGAACTTCCCGTTGAGGGCGTTCAGTTTCACCCCGAGTCCATCCTTACGGAGTGCGGGAAGGATCTTCTAAGAAACTTTATCGACTGCTATGGGTAA